The segment GAAAGAGGAAGAGCAAGCGGGTGGACCCCAGATGCAATCGCTTTTGCAGTGTTAGCAAAAATGTTTGGTGAAGCAGGTGATTACGATGGTATACGATACGTTCTTCAAGAAATGAAATCTCTAGATGTAAAACCAAACTTAGTTGTCTTCAACACATTATTAGAAGCAATGGGGAAGGCCGGAAAACCGGGATTAGCCCGGAGTTTATTCGAAGAAATGGTGGCTGCCGGAGTTTCACCGGACGCAAAAACCCTAACTTCATTGGTCAAGATTTACGGGAAAGCAAGGTGGGCCCGGGATGCATTAGATCTATGGCAAAGAATGAAATCAAACGGGTGGCCAATGGATTTCATTCTTTACAACACCTTATTAAGTATGTGTgcggatcttggattacaagaaGAAGCCGAAAATTTGTTTGATGACATGAAACAATCGGTAAATTGTAAACCCGATAGTTGGAGTTACACTGCGATGCTTAACATATACGGAAGCGGCGGGAACGTTGAAAAAGCGATGAATTTATTCGAAGAAATGTCACGAGAAAATGTCGCGATTAATGTCATGGGGTGTACGTGTTTGATTCAATGTTTGGGTCGGGCGAAAAAGATAGACGAATTGGTAACGGTTTTCGATACATCGGTCGCGCGTGGGGTCCGCCCTGATGATCGGTTATCCGGATGTTTGCTTTCAGTTGTGTCGTATTGTGAATCGGGTGAAGATTTGGATAAAGTTATCACGTGTTTACAGAAATCTAACCCGCGATTGGTTTCTTTTGTGGATTCATTAGAATCGGAAGTCGGGATCGAAACTTTAAAGAATGAATTCAAAACAATCTTAAATGAAACCGAAGTTGAGGCGCGAAGACCGTTTTGCAATTGTTTGATTGACATTTGTAGAAAAAGAAACTTAATCGGGCGGGCACACGAGTTACTTTACATGGGGACAATGTACGGGTTGTACCCGGGGTTACACACGAAGACACCCGAGGAATGGCGGTTGAATGTTCGGTCACTATCGGTGGGTGCGGCTCACACCGCGTTTGAGGAATGGGTGCGGACTTTGAGTGAAATGGTTAACCGTTATGAGCCGTTGCCCGAGTTGTTGTCGGCTAGTACAGGTGCGGGGACTCATAAGTATTCACAAGGGCTTGGGAACGCGTTTGAGTCACATGTGGCGAAGCTTTCGGCTCCTTTTAGGGCGAGTGATGAAAAACCGGGTGTTTTTTTCGCGAGTCGGGAGGATATTGTGTCATGGGTGCAATCGAAGGTGGTTTAGggtttatgggttattgttttagGATTTGAGTATGTTTTTACAGCTTTAGATACGGAGTTTATAATGATTCTTATTTGAAACGAGCTATATGTTGAAGGTTTTACTAGAATATGATGTGCTAGACGTGGGGTTAAATGCAAAAAGTAGCGACATGTTTTTTGATTGATTTGTTTCATTTGTTTCTTTTACAACATTGGAGTTTGAATATCTAACCAATTATGTCAATATCATTTGATGAAAAGCTAAGAAGATCATGTTTTGGATCTTCGCTGTAGGCTTGAAAGGCAAATTCTAGGTAGTTAAGGAACCAATAACATAAGATCATTAAGTTTGATAATTAACTCTTTGGCAATTTCTAGGTACCTAAGGAACCaataaataaagtaactaaaagacATATTTTTATGTAACTCATATAAATTTGAAACATGACACATATTTTCTATCACATATAATACTATTTTCGTGCAAGGAGACGACTTCAAAAAGCTTCAATATATGCTACCCATCAAAAGAGGCTATACACTTAGGTTTGGAGGAGTGGTGCAGATAACATCGAACTCCACCCCCTCCCAAACATACACCCACATCAGCCTAGGCTTGCCAAGAGGAGAGAGATTCAGCAAGGTTTTGCCGAGTTGAGAGGACGGTGTTCCTTTTATTGCTGAGCTCCATGTCACCCTCCCCTCACCCTTGTCGAGTTCATTTTCTTTCCATTTCATTCAACCTTATGTTTAGGCGTCATTTATCGCAAAATTTAAAGGGGTGACTTCTTACTAGCATAAAGTTAGAAAAAAACATTAAGAAGATTAAACTAAAATTGAGTTTTAAGCCCATGAATCTAATTCATTTTATAGTTTTCCATGTGTTTGTGATTgtttatttaaaacaatttttgttttaattttattttatacgaGTGTTTATTAGTTTATCCGATGtaaaaaataatgtttttgaaaaaaactATGATTATTTTTTCTGATATCAAAACATAATAAGTTGATAAGTTTTTAATGTTTGACAAATTTTGTTTATATGTGTAAAATGAACGAAAATGACATCTTATATTTACCATTTCTTTAAATTAAGGGTAAAAGTGGAATTTAGTATCtgtcattaataaataaatctaataaattaagggggtgtttgagaTTTCatctaaaaactcatttttagctTATGGATTGCTTGAAAAgtcaataatttaaaaaaaagtgtttggatatCTAAGgacttttaaaacaacttttggTTTAGCATTTGAAAATGAGTTTTGAAAAAGCTACAATTTGTGACTTCTTGGAATGACTTATGACTTAGGCTGAAAGAAGTGAGACTCGCTACCCCACTCGTTAGGCTTGCTATCCATGGTGGAACGCTCGCTAGGGGGGTCGCTACCTCCGACTCATTGCAACCTTGGCGACAAGAGAGAGAAACCTTTTGTGCAATGTGATTGGTGGAAGACAAATTGGTAAGAGGAAAGAGAAATTTGAGAAAGAAAATAATGATTTTGATTGATTATTTTctttttgtgtatgtgtgtgttttatttatttattttttagttttttttagaaaaaatcaaATGATTCTGATTGACTCTTTTTCAattgaatttaatattttttctAAAATCCAAGTGTATATGAAGCTTAGGTGgtaggtaaaaatatgatgtgaCGAGGTGTTAAACGCGTTACCACTCCCTATAGCATTATtagaataaaaaacaaacaaatatcAATAAGTTAGCCTACCACTTTTTAACTTATTGAATTATTGACTTTTGCCACTAAAAAACTAATCTAAACACTTTTTTAAAATCTCTTTTTCCCACATTGATAAGTCAATAAATCATTTTgataaaagtcatttttaacttcaaaaaaaaaaaaaaaaatctcaaacacCCTTTAAATCAAAGTAACTTATTACCAATACTTCAACGAAATGGTTATTACCGGTACCACACcgaaataaacaaaatattttttccGTAACCTAAAAACTTGAAAGTGCTTATTACAACTGTGAAACTGGattaaactaacaaacaatttaaaTAAACAATCTTAAACACTCCTTACTCCTGTTACAAATCCATAAGAACGATTGTGTAACAATTTTCTCAAATATCAAAGCCTTTTTTCGGCTTGATAGGTACGAACAATGCAACATTGTGAAACCTCTAAAGAAACCATATAATTGTAAGAATGACAACTTATAAAAACTTTCTTTACAGATCACCTGCTTTTGATAAGATTCAACCAAGAGAAAATGTCAACCATAATATGCATATTAGGCAGATAGACACATCACCACGAAGTAATCTTTTTCCAAATTGCTATATAGCTAATTCACAAGAAATGAAAATATGATCTCCTTGTTCTCGGAATTGATCGCAAACCGAGTAAAGGAGGGAGTCAATATCCAAGCTTCATTTGTGCAAAGTCTCTTTTAGACGATCAAAATTCGTCAAGCAAAATATTCTAATTTAATGTGAACAAGCTTGATCCATTTAGTAGCATCAGTTATGACCATTAAAAAGCCACTATgtaaaaatgacttaaaaaggtaATGAAGTTtccaaaatatataaaaaatacaattgTTGTTTTTTCGGTACAAAAAAACCATTGAAGTATACAATTTGTACACAGAATACCAACAAAGTACACattttttcaaataaaacattatggtaACCGGTTGTAAAtggaaaaatgacttaaaagggtaatgaaGTTCCCAAAAAGTTCAAAAAAAATACCATTATTGTTTTTTTAGCACAAATACCATTGAAGTATATACCATTTGTACACAAAATACCAACGAAGTACACATTTAGTACAAAAAATACCATTGGAGTTTCCAACATCATAAATATCATTGTTGTCCTTTTAGAACACCTTTTGTTAACTTCGTTGTTGTCAAATTATGTAGAACATAGTCATCGAAGATCATGCACCGTCATATCAGTTCACACTAGTTGTATACTCTCTTTCATTCCCTCACTTGATCGATTTTTTTATCCGAATACAATCAAATAATACCAACGAAGTACATATTTGTTCAAATAAAACCATGTGGTAACATGAGAAGTAAGTGGGTTATAACCTCAATTAAACGTTCTTGCTTCCCGATCATATTATATGCCTCAAGCTTAAAACTTATATACatcatatatatacacacatattaTACATTCGGGTTAGCCGTTTATTAGTGTTACAACACAAGAGAGACACAAAAAGAAAACTAGACAAAGGAACGATTGCAAATTTTACAGCACTACAAAGGTTGTTAGATGATGACGCTTCATATGATCGatagtgtgtatgtatgtatgatttCTATCGATTCATGCTTCTCCGACGTGAACATTGGTTAAAGAGAGAAGCGAGTGTGACGTTATGGCATGGGAATTCCTAAATATGGATGCAGAGAGTAGGCATTACATTTAATTCTCCAGGACCGCAATATTTTATTTGAACAAATTTGTACTTCATTAGTATTTTGTGTACAAATTATACGctttaatgatattttttgtactaaaaaaaaataatgatattttttgaacatTTTAGAAACTTTGTTACCCATGTAATACATTTTCCCAAATAGTAATAACTGGGTTACCTACTATAGTTGGTCAACATAAGCTTTAAtgctatttttgaactaaaaaacaaaaattgtatttttgtacattttggaaacttcgttacctttttaagtcattttccctcgATAAAACACCAAGTAGAAATATCATGACATCTCTAACTCCCAAACCCATTTGTTTTAGCAAGTGTACTCGAACATCTCACTTTCATTTGTTTAAATCTAACATATAATGTACACCATATTTACCTCTATACGCATGCCCCATGTAAGACTCATTTTAGTGTTTTTAAAACACATTATATGTTATTTCTATAGTATTGTTGGTAGTGGCCTCCAAATATACATTTCTCtaattgtaacgtcccattttcacaaaaaaaaaaattcatttttattacgGTAAAACTTCCGAGTTATGAATCCATTTTAAGAAAACAATTTATTCCAGTTTACATTCATCGAAAATCAAAGTAATATAATAAACGTGAAATCCTCAatgttgttgatgagtgtgtatagTCTCTGTAACGCCCGCGTTACCTGCTAGATTAATAATAGTATGTAATCACTTTGGTAAGCtattgtgtgacaacccaaaatttccattctgaacaaaccatttgaagccaatagaagtagaacagttacagtgaaaactcagatttcgagtataagtttggcagttttcagggttttacacttaaggagatataaggagagtggatgcactagggttttgtgcaacactgttattccaatactctaggatataagagttcattccgagaatagaaatattttctgccaaaaatcccaggactatatatagaaaactgaaccaaattggttcattagttgaattccaattagagaaaagccaaaattctctctcacggatcttcgggtttttatcccaaattgtgagtacttcgatctagttatgttatatagcttagattgtgtttagaaacgccaattacatatcaaatctgtgagactcgggagtttaccgcccaagaacattcttggggagtaaactccaataagtggcttaaatgctacctagtcctttccccgtgaattgtaactaccttagacttgtatgttaGTGAGTATATGACAAGCAAACATCAAAAACGGAttaagaccccaagatttggcagtttaccgcccaagaacgttcttggggagtaaactccattttaaggtcctaaggtGTCCCAAAGttcctcaaagccttggaaatccaactagaagcctccatttcatgctttagaccacaaaacaattaggaatcatggctagaagagagttcacggccaaggaagtacTTGGGCcctgaactccatgtttaagtgccaaagtgccctaaatgccttcattgaaccaatagactagcatagcacattaccttaatgtgtctaagacccaaagcaatcaaaataccaacacctaggggtgttcacggccgtaaacacatggccAATTGGATCATGGGTCGGAAACTCTaaataggggtgttttgatgccacaaacacttcctaaggcttaggcttaaattaggacaagtactctaaagtgtttatagcctagaaaacataaggaatcactagtattgaggagtttacggccaagacaagttcttgggccgtaaacacctataaaggtgtcaaatgacaccctaactccttccttaagccaagagaccaatttgggcatgtacctaaatgagttttggactagctaacacacttagaacaccaagagtaagggagtttacgacccaaaagGTTctaaggccgtgaactccataaaatggtgccaaatggtgccataaactcttctaaagccaagtacaaaagcctagtttagttcctagttaatttagagacttgaaaacaccataaacaccctcccaagggagtttacggccgtaaactcctcaaaggagttattaggaagcgcaaacacttgtttaagccttgaagcaattcaccacatgagttgtataattgttagacttcatttagggacttggttgagagtttacggccaggagtttactcccctgggccgtaaactccaaaacatatggccattagaccataaactcccattaggggcattgcactcctttgttgcaacccattagcctcctagcacttgaccaaaagtgttttcctcgcgtttaaatgtttatacttgtataattagtgttttaatcactaattatttatatacatatgtcttcatatgtaattaggatcattgtgtgtgtctaaagtcttcacttgacatcgagcacttgcccgatccttccttacaataatagtccgttcaattccagtcacttactgcaggtgagttcataccccttaactaatgttttaaactattttaaatgttttatggggggggggatacaagtagaatcatgctagttatttatcaatcacatgtgattaataagtagaattatgctagttattatatcaatcacatgtgattaatatacagcattcaaatgatttggctactcattagccgttttaccaaacagtttccttcaaatgatttttataaacattttatatgttttaaactccttattacactgtacattttactctgtatattacatttcaaacttatttacaattgtgtttcaaacaaatgtttctttatactaaactgttttatcaaacccatgccttcaaattgttttatagattgacatcaagtcggtcttttcttagaaaatatttatgttcaaaggttttacaaatcttattttatgcttttaaattataaattgcatgcctctatatgtatagttatataagaaatgtttaaaagacttaggaaagctatccaccctatttccatttcgcgcttgagatgtggtctggtgggatatcgggtactcgtccgaaggtcgtttaaatattagttatataacatatgtacatatatagtcataaaaggtccttccagttcatcccatgcccttgagtagcaagggtatacatccatgtccatacgtaccagttagattactagtaaactaccatatgggtagtttaggaagatactagaacaattactagaacgcgatatcatacaatgagtcagttcattcatgagtcaataatttctagaacattacagtacattacatatactacgatactaggaatagaacatatataacgatactagaacgattacattactatacttgctaggtagagagcacgtacattacagctagaacagttcattacattacacttacatgaatacgttaaaaattgtgatccactgtatcggagcatgccttaaatatcatggcctgagttgtagccagaattctcttggatggagagcgtgagtttgcgtatagatctatactggattgactatcctacaccttgctgctagctacagccgaacctgcaagtctgcgggtgccaaacgtcattccgttattacgaccattcgtatgtcgttgttaccagtcgatagtatggtgcaattaatcacatgatgccttaatataaatccggtttaaggtagttagtacagcagtagttcttatagcgctacgttttagtactacattaattttccctgtacatatatttagtgatcttttcacttaaactataaatgtaaaaaccatattttgataatgatagttacacttgggaaaattacacacttttacaagagacgaacatatagaacagttaagtcttggtagaagactacattgagaacagttaggtcttggtagaagacacccttatataatagtaggaatcatagggatttctagagtttttcaaacgtttacagttgttttacaaacatttttatacttacagttcatatacaaattcttacatacaaatcaagacactaaatacttatgatctcaccagcttcaaagctgatactcgctttcaaaattacttgtatcctcaggtcatcatagacaggtaccgatgcaaggagaaaggaagatggagcttgttcaagactcatctttcattttgatttatgctttagtgtttatcaaaatttgatagaacatacttgtataataattctattattaatgcaatggatgatgttgttgtttgtttactacttttcattgttgtgatactgtacatgacgtcctccgccccagaacgtttccgccgttcttggttttggggtgtgacatattgtaATCTTTATATGAATGAATAAGAAAAGTGTAACACCCCAAGATCAGAAGCAAGAGTTCAGGGGTGTAAAGTGTTACTAgaaggatggactcgacgagttggagctatgactcgtcgagtcggagcgtGTGAAGAGCAGTGATAAGTGGCCTGACTGGCCGAGTCGgcggttggactcgacgagtcggtgctggaagaggaaaaccctaatcttagggtttgcaccctatttaaaggacttaatgtcctcccctcagccCCCTTACTActctttgagatccagaaaccctaaaatcgtgagtgagagtccTTGGAAGCAGTTTGGAGCTTAGAGAAGTGATtttgtgaagagatcttgaagatcaaggagcttggatcaaggagatCTGTGGAGATTCGGCTTATTCTTCACTGGAGGTCGTTTTGGAGGTAATGATACGTTATACTAGGccttctcctttctagatccatctttcatggagttttagggttgtTTGGAGATAATATGATGGAATCTTGGTgcatgagttagatctggagctgaaactccagatctgagttctATTTGGATCAAATATGTAGAAAGCCCTTCTAATTGTTATGCAAAAGCCATCCCccatgagttaagttcctttctagcttggtttttggaATTATGGGACatgaagcacgtaaaggtagcaactttatgttgctaatgcacTCTAGGGACCCATATCTATTATTTGGAGCGAAGGAGTAGATATGTATCTTTCGATTATGGGTATACCCGtattaactcggcgagtctgggagatgactcggcgagttaggctaGGGCTTCAGGCATTAAGTCGcgtagtgactcggcgagtcgcatgggtgaaCTTGGCAAGTCATATGATGATGAGCTTGGATCGACGAGTGGAAGAATAAATCGGAGAGtttgatgaagattgtcgtggacccagcgagtctgttcttggactcggcgagtcagagtgcACCCCCCAACCTCTTATGGttagactcggatcagtgagttgagtggtgactcagtgagtcggataGGATATGACTCGAAGAttgtggaactcgacgagtcatggggtgactcagcgagttgagtcgtggtatGAGAGTTTCCTGAGTTTAGGAACTTGGGGAGTCaatgggttgactcgacgagtagggtcaatcaggaaggtggactttgaccagtttgactttcaggggtattatggtaatttttggatatttatgtcattggatcattgatgtttataggtgttggagttggagGCAGTGCTTTGGGTTTATGCTTTCGTGATTcggttcggcagttgcaaggtgagttatcctcactatatcaacagggtctaaggcaccaaggccgaccctttatcggatgagAATCTGGGTGTTTGATATGTTTTTGagttgctagatctgcatcctggttgtaggatggtgttatgttagtgacctggttaaggtcgttatcctggtatgtagggtaatgttatgttagtgaccggttaggtcggtatcctggtaaggatgttgctatgctgcaTGATCTGATAGATTCATTTATTTGGCTGAGGATTGCTAGTTGATTaactgttttatgtgcacatggttgtttggctggggttgggttgagacggatcctgctttgtgctataggacaacatacccagggtggaccgaaCAGACCGAACGCCCAGCGAGCGGtatggataggctgaaggcccaagagggcggtccagacgtgtcgaggctcggagagtggaccaggccgactaaaggcccggtgcggacGGACcaatcatactatagactcaaagggtggaccaggtggattgaaggcccggtgcgggcggaccaatcacactgtagactcgatatacatggctagatttagagagtggaccaggtggactgaaggcctggtgcgggcggaccagtcacactgtagactcg is part of the Lactuca sativa cultivar Salinas chromosome 7, Lsat_Salinas_v11, whole genome shotgun sequence genome and harbors:
- the LOC111890902 gene encoding pentatricopeptide repeat-containing protein At5g46580, chloroplastic — protein: MASTFFTANSLDLKHHHNQIPFTFTFTFNSPKRIKKSPFFYCNSSKSPPKPSIPDLSEDTKKQNPSLADQLKTLSTTTLSDPPQKTTQLLTKPKSIWVNPTKPRPSVLNLQRQKKTSYSYNPQIRDLKLFSKKLNDCENSEEAFLKVLEDIPHPPTRENALLVLNSLKPWEKAMFFFNWLKTQDSFPMETIFYNVTMKSLRFGRQFQLIEDLANEMISNGVALDNITYSTIITCAKRSNLFDKAVEWFERMYKTGLMPDEVTYSAVLDVYAKLGKVEEVMSLYERGRASGWTPDAIAFAVLAKMFGEAGDYDGIRYVLQEMKSLDVKPNLVVFNTLLEAMGKAGKPGLARSLFEEMVAAGVSPDAKTLTSLVKIYGKARWARDALDLWQRMKSNGWPMDFILYNTLLSMCADLGLQEEAENLFDDMKQSVNCKPDSWSYTAMLNIYGSGGNVEKAMNLFEEMSRENVAINVMGCTCLIQCLGRAKKIDELVTVFDTSVARGVRPDDRLSGCLLSVVSYCESGEDLDKVITCLQKSNPRLVSFVDSLESEVGIETLKNEFKTILNETEVEARRPFCNCLIDICRKRNLIGRAHELLYMGTMYGLYPGLHTKTPEEWRLNVRSLSVGAAHTAFEEWVRTLSEMVNRYEPLPELLSASTGAGTHKYSQGLGNAFESHVAKLSAPFRASDEKPGVFFASREDIVSWVQSKVV